The proteins below come from a single Aquabacterium sp. A3 genomic window:
- a CDS encoding YeaH/YhbH family protein, with protein sequence MRQHIIDRRLAGKNKSIGNRERFLRRYKTQVREAVQRAINGRSIRDIEKGEDIAIPKKDLSEPTFRHGEGGTREVVHPGNREYVQGDRIEKPQGGGGQGSGNGQASDSGEGEDDFVFSLSKEEFMQVFFEDLALPNLVRTALAEVPEWKSQRAGFSSDGTPNNLHVVRSMRGSLGRRIALGASSRREIAELEDRLTELQALPESLDAAVMRDRAAEIDEIEQRLKHLRGRVAGIPFLDPIDLRFRSRVKVPVPTTKAVMFCVMDVSGSMDEQRKELSKRFFILLYLFLTRHYDKIELVFIRHHTQAAEVTEDEFFHATETGGTVVSSALVLLDEVIRARYPTSEWNLYVAQASDGDNWHHDSSRCREILEDKILPLVRYFAYVQVAQTEQNLWDEYMGLAESHKHFAMRKVLDASQIYPVFRELFKKEGVDA encoded by the coding sequence ATGCGGCAACACATCATCGATCGGCGGCTGGCGGGCAAGAACAAATCCATTGGCAACCGCGAGCGCTTTCTGCGGCGCTACAAGACGCAGGTGCGCGAGGCCGTGCAGCGCGCCATCAATGGGCGCAGCATCCGCGACATCGAAAAGGGCGAAGACATCGCCATCCCCAAGAAGGACTTGTCTGAGCCCACCTTTCGCCACGGCGAGGGCGGCACGCGCGAGGTGGTGCACCCGGGCAACCGCGAGTACGTGCAGGGCGATCGCATCGAAAAACCCCAAGGCGGGGGCGGGCAGGGCAGTGGCAACGGCCAGGCCAGCGACTCGGGCGAGGGTGAGGACGACTTCGTCTTCAGCCTGAGCAAGGAAGAGTTCATGCAGGTCTTTTTTGAAGACCTGGCCTTGCCCAACCTGGTGCGCACCGCCCTGGCCGAGGTGCCTGAGTGGAAGAGCCAGCGCGCCGGCTTCAGCAGCGATGGCACACCGAACAATCTGCACGTGGTGCGGTCGATGCGGGGCTCATTGGGCCGGCGCATTGCGCTGGGGGCCTCCAGCCGCCGAGAAATCGCCGAACTGGAAGACCGTCTGACCGAACTGCAGGCCTTGCCCGAGTCGCTGGACGCGGCCGTGATGCGCGATCGTGCGGCCGAGATCGATGAGATCGAGCAGCGCCTGAAGCACCTGCGCGGACGCGTGGCCGGCATTCCCTTCCTCGACCCGATCGACCTGCGGTTTCGCAGCCGCGTCAAGGTGCCGGTGCCCACCACCAAGGCGGTGATGTTCTGCGTGATGGACGTCTCTGGCTCGATGGACGAGCAGCGCAAGGAGCTGTCCAAGCGGTTCTTCATCCTGCTGTACCTGTTCCTGACCCGGCACTACGACAAGATCGAGCTGGTCTTCATCCGTCACCACACCCAGGCGGCCGAGGTGACGGAAGACGAGTTTTTCCACGCCACCGAGACCGGGGGCACGGTGGTCTCCAGCGCCCTGGTGCTGCTCGATGAGGTGATTCGTGCCAGATACCCCACCAGCGAGTGGAATCTGTACGTGGCGCAGGCATCCGACGGTGACAACTGGCATCATGACTCCAGCCGTTGTCGCGAGATCCTGGAAGACAAGATCCTGCCGCTGGTGCGCTATTTCGCCTATGTGCAGGTGGCGCAGACCGAGCAGAACCTCTGGGACGAGTACATGGGCCTGGCCGAGAGCCACAAGCACTTTGCCATGCGCAAGGTGCTGGACGCCTCGCAGATCTATCCGGTGTTCAGGGAGCTGTTCAAGAAGGAAGGGGTCGACGCATGA
- a CDS encoding SpoVR family protein: MSALLSSIQPDKPLPGTSDWSFDLIDQYHEVIRSTAQRYQLDTYPNQLEIITAEQMMDAYASVGMPVNYRHWSYGKEFIATEKNYRRGYMGLAYEIVINSNPCISYLMEENTMAMQALVIAHAAYGHNSFFKGNYLFRMWTDAGSIIDYLVYAKNYVARCEERYGVDVVEEFLDSCHALQNHGVDRYRRPGKLSLDKELARQEEREAYLQQQVNDLWRTLPRRADRAEEETVRRFPAEPQENLLYFIEKHAPLLEPWQREIVRIVRKIAQYFYPQRQTQVMNEGWATFWHYTLLNTMYDDGWLSDGIMLEWLQSHTNVVYQPPVGHRAYSGLNPYALGFAMYTDLKRICENPTEEDRAWFPDFAGSAVGTPKEAHAWLKTLDYAMRNFKDESFIGQFLSPKVMRDFRLFSIRDEEEDSEYEVSAIHDDAGYRRLRETLSRQYDLGTREPNIQVWSVNLRGDRSLTLRHAQHNGRPLNDGTREVLKHVARLWGFPVHMESVDASGDVRQQWTVVPASME, from the coding sequence ATGAGCGCACTGCTTTCGTCCATACAGCCTGACAAGCCGCTGCCAGGCACCTCCGACTGGTCGTTCGATCTGATTGACCAGTACCACGAGGTCATTCGGTCTACCGCGCAGCGTTACCAGCTCGACACCTATCCCAATCAACTCGAGATCATCACGGCCGAGCAGATGATGGACGCCTACGCCAGCGTGGGCATGCCGGTGAACTACCGGCACTGGTCTTACGGCAAAGAGTTCATTGCCACCGAGAAGAACTACCGCCGGGGCTACATGGGCCTGGCCTACGAGATCGTCATCAACTCCAACCCCTGCATCAGCTACCTGATGGAGGAAAACACCATGGCCATGCAGGCCCTGGTGATCGCGCACGCGGCCTACGGACACAACAGCTTCTTCAAGGGCAACTACCTGTTCCGCATGTGGACGGATGCGGGCTCCATCATCGACTACCTGGTCTATGCCAAGAACTACGTGGCGCGCTGTGAAGAGCGTTACGGGGTGGATGTGGTCGAGGAGTTCCTGGATTCGTGCCATGCCTTGCAGAACCACGGGGTGGACCGTTATCGTCGCCCTGGCAAGTTGTCGCTGGACAAGGAATTGGCCCGTCAGGAAGAGCGCGAGGCCTACCTGCAGCAGCAGGTCAATGACCTGTGGCGAACCCTGCCCAGGCGCGCCGATCGCGCAGAAGAAGAAACGGTGCGACGCTTTCCGGCAGAGCCTCAGGAAAACCTGCTGTACTTCATCGAGAAGCACGCGCCCTTGCTGGAGCCCTGGCAGCGCGAGATTGTGCGCATCGTGCGCAAGATTGCCCAGTATTTCTACCCGCAGCGTCAGACCCAGGTCATGAACGAGGGGTGGGCCACCTTCTGGCACTACACCTTGCTCAACACCATGTACGACGATGGCTGGTTGAGCGACGGCATCATGCTGGAATGGTTGCAATCGCACACCAACGTGGTGTACCAGCCTCCGGTGGGGCACCGGGCCTACAGCGGCTTGAACCCCTATGCCCTGGGCTTCGCGATGTACACCGATCTCAAGCGGATTTGCGAAAACCCGACCGAGGAAGATCGGGCCTGGTTTCCGGATTTTGCCGGCTCGGCCGTCGGCACGCCCAAAGAGGCGCACGCCTGGCTCAAGACCCTGGATTACGCCATGCGTAACTTCAAGGACGAGAGCTTCATCGGGCAGTTCCTGTCGCCCAAGGTGATGCGGGATTTCCGCTTGTTCTCCATCCGCGACGAAGAGGAAGACAGCGAGTACGAGGTCAGCGCCATCCACGACGACGCCGGGTACCGCCGTCTGCGCGAGACACTGTCACGCCAGTACGACCTGGGCACGCGCGAGCCCAACATCCAGGTCTGGAGCGTGAACCTCCGGGGCGATCGATCGCTGACCCTGCGTCACGCACAACACAACGGGCGGCCGTTGAACGACGGCACGCGCGAGGTGCTCAAGCACGTGGCCCGCCTGTGGGGCTTTCCGGTGCACATGGAAAGCGTCGATGCGTCGGGAGACGTTCGGCAGCAATGGACGGTCGTCCCGGCATCGATGGAGTGA
- the flhB gene encoding flagellar biosynthesis protein FlhB — MSDQGSQDKQLPASERKLRKAREDGDVVRSRDLGHFLVILAATGVLMGLTPLWVERLKAQVVSGLRFDARTVAAPDMMVERLSRWSVDALWLVVPFGLAIALASLAAGVLAGGWVLSFKAVAPKFSKLNPIQGLGNLFAKKQLIDALKGSALALILGTVGAFLLYRSWPSMVDLLSRPLPAAFADLGYTMGSVLGAMLLVIALFALIDWPLQKFLFAQRMRMSHQEAKDELKQTEGNLEVKGRMKQKMREMSRKRMLAAVPTADLVVMNPTHYAVALKYDEARMGAPRVVAKGVDVLALKIRDVATEHKVPVLEAPPLARALYAHTELDMEIPVALYSAVAQVLAYVFQLRQALSGQAPMPGTMPDLDVPREMDPHHQTPQPV; from the coding sequence ATGTCCGACCAAGGTTCCCAAGACAAGCAGTTGCCCGCCAGTGAGCGGAAGCTGCGCAAAGCCCGAGAAGACGGCGACGTCGTCCGCTCGCGGGACCTGGGGCATTTTCTGGTGATCCTCGCGGCCACGGGGGTGCTGATGGGCTTGACACCGCTCTGGGTGGAGCGCCTCAAGGCCCAGGTGGTGTCGGGATTGCGCTTTGACGCGCGCACGGTGGCCGCCCCCGACATGATGGTGGAGCGCCTGTCCCGCTGGTCCGTGGATGCCTTGTGGCTGGTGGTGCCCTTTGGGCTGGCCATCGCCCTGGCGTCGCTGGCGGCGGGGGTGCTGGCTGGCGGCTGGGTGCTCTCTTTCAAGGCGGTGGCGCCCAAGTTCAGCAAGCTCAATCCCATCCAGGGGCTGGGCAATCTGTTTGCCAAAAAGCAGCTCATTGATGCGCTCAAGGGCAGTGCGCTGGCATTGATTCTGGGCACGGTCGGGGCGTTTTTGTTGTACCGATCCTGGCCCTCGATGGTGGACTTGCTGTCACGCCCCCTGCCGGCCGCGTTCGCGGACTTGGGCTACACGATGGGCTCGGTGCTGGGGGCGATGTTGCTGGTGATTGCCTTGTTCGCCCTCATCGACTGGCCCTTGCAGAAGTTCCTGTTTGCCCAGCGCATGCGCATGAGCCATCAAGAGGCCAAGGACGAGCTCAAGCAGACCGAAGGCAACCTGGAGGTCAAGGGCCGCATGAAGCAGAAGATGCGCGAGATGTCGCGCAAGCGCATGCTGGCCGCGGTGCCGACGGCCGATCTGGTGGTGATGAACCCCACCCACTACGCTGTGGCGCTGAAGTACGACGAAGCCCGCATGGGTGCCCCTCGCGTGGTGGCCAAAGGGGTGGATGTGCTGGCCTTGAAGATTCGCGATGTGGCCACCGAGCACAAGGTGCCGGTGCTGGAGGCCCCGCCGCTGGCGCGCGCCCTGTATGCCCACACCGAGCTGGACATGGAGATTCCCGTGGCGCTGTACAGCGCCGTGGCCCAGGTGCTGGCTTACGTCTTCCAACTGCGTCAGGCCCTCAGTGGCCAGGCCCCCATGCCCGGCACCATGCCGGACCTGGACGTGCCGCGCGAGATGGACCCGCACCACCAGACCCCACAGCCCGTTTGA